The Pseudomonas marvdashtae genome has a segment encoding these proteins:
- a CDS encoding DUF6531 domain-containing protein has product MSAKAHIAFVDEELATFKDSLKRYQEQTQAWYAQRADDFSRLRDLPSLTGMERVIKIGDSQKSVGMTDGDFNSNVARCPMKGPLLIESKFESVYDIPIGDIDVDIVDVDTGATSTVKLDAQGKARWADGVPGKYYQIRVHSKVTPAQIDALFSSYDGLTGELEKFLRNKWEGPAGYRQQWSSLSLSGTALAVGSGILEGGWEAIKGVWDGISLVFEILNNPAKFGDELGEGALRLIEVAKQTPEVMKKAMLLASDEAALFLMMRCALIWLASLPPMQTAEDYARMTTAAAMGVVIDIVVAIVLTLVAEGSGVIYLAARVKKYGEIIFKAVIGFVESVFAIINGFMGYVAKYIPVAVRGMAAPMKKGAVELRIDAKKNARLVAGKTGDDASKQATTPTGNSAEPAARTCTDKCPVSMVTGEELLTLNDGQLDGLLPFEWTRLYRTSAVEVDCGLGYGWSHALAHRLEIKGNEVIWTDHENRSTPFPRPSKQRPTITNSLSRAAIYLGSDPNELIVAQAGQRPSFYHFQLRNDGAPLVAISDSYGNRLHITRDGRGQIRRLENGASRCLLLRYDDRRIIALDYQRFQPADTLEQCWTTVQTLVSYKYDAQHRLVEATNAAGETERYRYNEQHVIVERQLAGGASFFWDWENEGKLARCTRHWASFSQMQARYAWDDKGSVTVTNADGSKETYTHDDKARLTSKTDPDGAQHRKAYNEKGQLIAEQDPLGAVTEYRYDEDGLLIAVIPPEEEAVIYEHINGFVSDVHRGEASWKYRRNQQGDITQQTDPDGNITDYHYSDQGRLIHIAHPDGSLHSLAWNKLGQLVEECLPDDSLLQYTYDELGRQVSRQDEHGAITHYQWDAVGRLLQTTLPTGATRAWSYNAYGKVTAERDELGRITRYEYADDLHLISRRLNPDGSE; this is encoded by the coding sequence ATGTCAGCAAAGGCTCACATTGCTTTCGTCGACGAGGAACTGGCGACATTCAAGGACAGTTTGAAGCGTTATCAAGAGCAGACCCAAGCCTGGTATGCACAACGCGCCGATGACTTCAGCCGACTCAGGGACCTGCCTTCCCTCACGGGCATGGAGCGCGTCATCAAGATCGGTGACAGCCAGAAATCGGTGGGCATGACTGACGGCGATTTCAACTCGAACGTAGCGCGGTGCCCTATGAAAGGGCCCTTGTTGATCGAAAGCAAGTTCGAGTCGGTCTACGACATCCCGATTGGCGATATCGATGTAGATATCGTCGATGTCGACACTGGGGCAACCAGCACCGTCAAGCTGGACGCTCAAGGAAAGGCCCGCTGGGCTGACGGTGTTCCCGGCAAGTACTACCAGATACGCGTGCACAGCAAGGTCACCCCGGCTCAGATCGATGCGCTGTTCAGTAGTTATGACGGGCTGACAGGCGAGCTGGAAAAATTCCTGCGCAACAAATGGGAAGGCCCAGCGGGATACCGGCAGCAGTGGTCAAGCCTGTCTTTGTCCGGTACCGCCCTGGCGGTGGGCAGCGGCATTCTCGAGGGTGGCTGGGAAGCTATCAAAGGCGTGTGGGATGGCATCAGCCTGGTCTTTGAAATCCTGAATAACCCGGCGAAATTCGGAGATGAATTGGGCGAAGGGGCCCTTCGTCTCATCGAGGTGGCCAAACAAACACCCGAGGTCATGAAGAAGGCCATGCTGTTGGCCAGCGACGAGGCCGCGCTTTTCCTGATGATGCGCTGCGCGCTGATCTGGCTGGCGAGCCTGCCGCCGATGCAAACGGCCGAAGATTACGCAAGGATGACCACCGCCGCAGCCATGGGCGTCGTAATCGATATTGTGGTGGCGATTGTCCTGACACTGGTTGCCGAGGGATCCGGGGTCATCTATCTCGCGGCGCGAGTAAAGAAATACGGGGAAATCATCTTCAAGGCGGTAATAGGCTTCGTAGAGTCCGTATTCGCCATCATCAATGGCTTCATGGGCTATGTCGCCAAGTACATTCCGGTGGCGGTGCGGGGCATGGCCGCGCCGATGAAAAAAGGCGCGGTCGAGCTACGCATCGATGCCAAGAAAAACGCCAGGTTAGTCGCTGGCAAAACGGGCGACGATGCCTCCAAGCAGGCAACGACACCGACCGGCAACAGCGCCGAGCCCGCCGCCCGTACCTGCACCGACAAATGCCCGGTCTCGATGGTGACCGGCGAAGAGTTATTGACGCTCAACGATGGCCAACTCGACGGTCTGCTGCCTTTCGAGTGGACACGCCTGTACCGAACCAGCGCGGTGGAAGTCGACTGCGGCCTAGGCTACGGCTGGAGCCATGCGCTGGCCCATCGGCTCGAAATCAAGGGTAACGAGGTCATCTGGACCGATCACGAAAATCGGTCGACGCCCTTCCCCCGTCCTAGCAAGCAGCGTCCTACGATTACCAACAGCCTCTCCCGTGCAGCTATTTACCTCGGTAGCGATCCCAACGAACTGATCGTTGCTCAAGCAGGTCAGCGCCCCTCCTTTTACCATTTCCAGCTTCGCAACGATGGAGCGCCCCTGGTTGCCATCAGCGACAGCTACGGCAATCGGTTGCACATTACCCGCGATGGTCGCGGGCAGATCAGACGCCTGGAAAACGGCGCAAGCCGCTGCCTGCTCTTGCGTTACGACGACCGTCGCATCATCGCGCTCGACTACCAACGGTTCCAGCCGGCGGACACCCTGGAACAGTGCTGGACGACTGTCCAGACGTTGGTTTCATACAAGTATGACGCCCAGCACCGTCTGGTCGAGGCGACCAATGCCGCTGGGGAAACCGAGCGTTACCGCTACAACGAGCAACACGTCATCGTTGAGCGACAACTGGCCGGCGGTGCGAGTTTTTTCTGGGACTGGGAGAACGAAGGCAAGCTGGCCCGCTGCACTCGTCACTGGGCCAGTTTTTCCCAGATGCAAGCGCGTTATGCCTGGGACGATAAAGGTAGCGTCACCGTAACCAATGCGGACGGCAGCAAGGAGACCTATACACACGACGACAAGGCGCGGCTGACCAGCAAGACCGATCCGGACGGTGCGCAGCATCGCAAGGCCTATAACGAAAAGGGTCAGTTGATCGCGGAGCAAGACCCGCTGGGCGCCGTGACCGAATATCGCTACGACGAAGACGGCTTGCTGATAGCGGTCATTCCGCCAGAAGAAGAGGCGGTGATTTACGAGCACATCAATGGATTCGTAAGTGACGTCCACCGTGGCGAAGCCAGCTGGAAATATCGCCGCAATCAACAAGGTGACATCACCCAGCAGACCGATCCAGATGGAAACATCACTGACTACCATTACAGCGACCAAGGTCGCCTGATCCACATTGCCCACCCCGACGGTAGCCTCCATTCATTGGCCTGGAACAAGCTCGGCCAATTGGTTGAGGAATGCCTGCCCGACGACAGCCTGCTTCAATACACCTACGATGAGCTCGGCCGACAGGTCAGTCGTCAAGACGAACACGGCGCCATCACCCATTACCAATGGGACGCCGTCGGCCGCTTGCTGCAAACCACCTTGCCCACCGGCGCGACCCGCGCCTGGAGCTACAACGCCTACGGCAAGGTCACCGCTGAACGCGACGAACTGGGGCGCATCACCCGCTACGAATACGCCGACGACCTGCACCTGATCAGCCGCCGCCTCAACCCCGACGGCAGCGAAC
- a CDS encoding DUF4123 domain-containing protein, which produces MATQAFMSLDPVAWLAQQPLQENEHLYLVISAASESDAMKAFRLSGPAHPLLPIWGDTPYATWQPVMPYVAQLEPDSALLPWIAQTEALDWGWLAVSRCEPETVLAHLRSLTQVKMPDGNEVFFRFWDGRYLQQILEGLGAEAGNLLPVFERYLINGKPLETSPRKVPAARDWPWWEMPRDLSDALAKQNPSVSLDGLMQWLEEEHLYLFTAWPKSNLRLKVSRYVRQAGARDNLREALLNDLIQEQG; this is translated from the coding sequence ATGGCAACACAGGCATTCATGTCCCTCGATCCTGTGGCATGGCTGGCCCAACAGCCGCTGCAGGAAAACGAGCACCTTTATCTGGTGATCAGCGCGGCGAGCGAATCAGATGCGATGAAAGCCTTTCGCCTGTCCGGCCCCGCTCATCCATTGCTTCCCATCTGGGGCGACACACCTTATGCCACTTGGCAACCAGTGATGCCCTATGTCGCCCAGCTCGAACCCGACTCGGCGCTCTTGCCATGGATCGCACAAACCGAGGCCCTCGATTGGGGCTGGCTGGCGGTATCCCGCTGTGAGCCGGAAACGGTGCTGGCGCACCTGCGCAGCCTTACGCAAGTAAAGATGCCGGACGGCAATGAAGTGTTCTTCCGGTTTTGGGATGGGCGATACCTCCAGCAAATCCTTGAAGGCCTGGGCGCCGAAGCCGGAAACCTGCTGCCGGTCTTTGAGCGGTATCTGATCAATGGCAAACCCTTGGAGACATCGCCCAGGAAAGTGCCGGCGGCGAGGGATTGGCCATGGTGGGAGATGCCGAGGGACTTGTCTGACGCATTGGCGAAGCAGAACCCATCAGTGTCACTGGACGGCCTGATGCAGTGGCTGGAAGAGGAACACCTGTATCTGTTTACCGCTTGGCCCAAAAGCAATCTCCGACTGAAAGTCAGCCGCTACGTACGGCAAGCGGGTGCTCGGGACAATCTTCGGGAAGCGCTGCTGAATGATTTGATTCAGGAGCAAGGTTGA
- a CDS encoding 2OG-Fe dioxygenase family protein: MIVLNREVGEALRRDKYVNVRGGDFNLYGHFGDFVRLTKSWENMEPDSYYGQAESGMRFRRYSDFEYNPTTRELKQLEHRAYVQSKANNSYVGGLERHFEDFSNEVINSPVMRSLIDTDFDVYKNVLPQELHDEIWQCQIHQIRIEIKPGKQLEITPEGIHCDGYPFSGVHFWGRNNVAGAESRLYSAQEEQLAATTYEDILDTTFFLDRDMRHYVTPARNTHSHEMAFRQILAISFSRPGTAFDIVR; this comes from the coding sequence ATGATCGTTCTGAACAGGGAAGTGGGCGAAGCGCTAAGGCGTGACAAATACGTCAACGTCCGCGGTGGAGACTTCAACCTCTACGGTCATTTCGGCGACTTTGTCCGGCTGACCAAAAGCTGGGAAAACATGGAGCCCGACAGCTATTACGGCCAGGCCGAGTCAGGCATGCGTTTCCGCCGCTACAGCGATTTCGAATACAACCCCACGACCCGCGAACTCAAGCAGCTTGAACACCGCGCCTATGTCCAGTCCAAAGCCAATAACAGCTACGTCGGCGGGCTGGAGCGACACTTCGAGGATTTCTCCAACGAAGTGATCAATTCGCCCGTGATGCGCAGCCTGATCGACACGGACTTCGACGTATACAAAAACGTTCTGCCGCAGGAACTGCATGATGAAATCTGGCAGTGCCAGATCCATCAGATCCGTATCGAGATCAAGCCGGGCAAGCAATTGGAGATCACTCCCGAAGGCATCCATTGCGATGGGTACCCTTTCAGTGGTGTGCATTTCTGGGGTCGCAATAACGTCGCTGGCGCGGAAAGCCGTCTCTACAGCGCCCAGGAAGAACAATTGGCGGCGACCACTTACGAGGACATCCTCGATACGACCTTTTTCCTTGATCGGGACATGCGCCACTATGTGACCCCCGCCCGCAACACCCACAGCCATGAAATGGCGTTCAGGCAAATCCTGGCGATTTCGTTTTCGCGGCCCGGGACCGCTTTTGACATTGTTCGCTGA
- a CDS encoding GNAT family N-acetyltransferase, translated as MEDSVPQILLRRAMVRDAERLEQFFRGFAEVSFCEWQDARFLRGVLLQETTTAYMAFDATGDVVGAVIGGMLGTRGTINHLAVSSRHRTQGLGQRLVEAASADMKRVGVLRMFLFVDDTNLAGKRFWAAQGFCEPRGEITFERDL; from the coding sequence ATGGAGGACTCGGTGCCGCAGATCCTGTTGCGCCGAGCCATGGTCAGGGACGCCGAACGATTGGAGCAATTTTTTCGCGGTTTTGCCGAGGTGTCGTTCTGTGAATGGCAGGATGCGCGGTTCTTGCGTGGCGTGCTGTTGCAGGAAACCACCACCGCCTACATGGCTTTCGATGCGACGGGTGACGTCGTAGGCGCGGTCATCGGCGGTATGCTGGGCACTCGCGGGACAATCAATCACTTGGCAGTCAGCTCGAGGCATCGCACCCAAGGCCTGGGCCAGCGCCTGGTGGAAGCGGCATCCGCTGACATGAAACGGGTCGGCGTGCTGCGCATGTTCCTGTTTGTCGACGATACCAATCTGGCCGGCAAGCGCTTCTGGGCTGCCCAAGGGTTCTGTGAACCTCGGGGCGAAATCACTTTCGAGAGGGATCTATGA